The following proteins are co-located in the Malus sylvestris chromosome 13, drMalSylv7.2, whole genome shotgun sequence genome:
- the LOC126596948 gene encoding pentatricopeptide repeat-containing protein At5g13270, chloroplastic-like → MSSSFAVQCSLLPSRALHHPDQTPFAKASNFAQIPSWVSLKSTGPSIETRQTELGQVENVHLVSLSKQGKLREARQFLEQMNEAGVSVSPQSYKCLFEMCGLKGSLLDGKSVHRWLRRTVKNPPEFLENDALQMYCECGSLSDAQKVFDEMLERNLVSWVIIISAYAQKGILKRAISMFSKMLESGIRPNASIFTSVLSSLTEDSLLELGKQIHSYVIRSEMSSNVSVETAIANMYVKCGWLEGARLVFDRMEERNAVVWTGLMVGYTEDEKPEEILELFAEMVRKSVEVDDFVFSIVLKACAGLQDLNMGRQIHGYSVKLGLDSDVSVGTPLVDFYAKCAKFESACRAFERIHEPNDVSWSAIISGYCQSGKFEGCVKIFQSLITKDVTLNSFVYTSIFQACSAIADINLGTQVHADAIKRGLIAFLHGASALITMYSKCGRLDCAYRAFESIDKPDAVAWTAIICGYAYHGNASEALTLFNRMQDSGVKPNSVTFIAVLTACSHSGLVTDGKQFLESMSSVYHVEPTIDHYDCMIDIYSRAGQLQEALDLIKSMPFEPDAMSWKSLLGGCWIHRNLELGKLAAENLLQLDPEDTASYIIMFNLYASSGKWEEAAVYRRMMAERNLRKEIGCSWITVKGEKHRFIVGDQHHSQIEQIYTKLKELSISFRDAEDSLLTEEDVLSGFPERKEQLLDHSERLAIAFGLISIPGDAPIVVFKNIRACKDCHEFAKHVSVVTGRAIVVRDSNRFHHFKFGECSCRDYW, encoded by the coding sequence ATGTCGTCTTCCTTCGCAGTCCAATGTTCTCTGCTACCTTCCCGCGCTTTACACCATCCCGATCAGACTCCGTTCGCAAAGGCTTCCAACTTTGCTCAAATTCCATCGTGGGTCTCTCTTAAATCCACCGGTCCGTCGATCGAAACCCGCCAAACAGAACTGGGCCAGGTCGAAAATGTGCACTTGGTTTCTCTCTCCAAGCAAGGGAAGCTCAGAGAAGCGCGCCAATTTCTCGAGCAGATGAACGAAGCCGGTGTATCCGTGAGTCCTCAATCGTATAAATGTTTATTTGAAATGTGTGGATTAAAGGGTTCGTTGTTAGATGGAAAATCTGTGCACAGATGGTTAAGAAGGACAGTGAAGAACccacctgagtttcttgagaaCGACGCTCTGCAGATGTATTGTGAATGCGGAAGTTTATCGGATGCACAGAAGGTGTTTGATGAGATGCTTGAGAGGAATTTGGTTTCTTGGGTTATAATTATATCGGCATATGCGCAGAAGGGTATTCTGAAAAGAGCTATTTCGATGTTTTCAAAAATGCTGGAGTCTGGGATTAGACCGAATGCATCGATTTTTACAAGCGTTTTAAGTTCCTTGACTGAGGATTCGCTTTTGGAGCTTGGGAAACAGATACATTCTTATGTGATAAGAAGTGAAATGAGTAGTAATGTTTCGGTTGAAACGGCGATTGCAAACATGTATGTGAAGTGTGGGTGGTTAGAGGGTGCTAGGCTTGTTTTCGATAGGATGGAAGAAAGGAATGCTGTGGTTTGGACTGGGTTGATGGTAGGCTATACTGAAGATGAGAAACCGGAGGAGATTTTGGAATTGTTTGCTGAGATGGTTAGGAAAAGTGTAGAGGTGGATGATTTTGTGTTTTCGATAGTTCTCAAGGCATGTGCTGGTTTGCAGGACTTGAATATGGGAAGGCAAATTCATGGCTACAGTGTTAAACTTGGGTTGGATTCTGATGTTTCTGTAGGAACTCCTCTAGTGGACTTCTATGCCAAATGTGCAAAATTTGAGTCTGCTTGCAGAGCATTTGAAAGGATACATGAACCAAATGATGTTTCATGGAGTGCTATAATCTCTGGCTATTGCCAGAGTGGGAAATTTGAGGGGTGTGTCAAGATTTTTCAATCTTTAATTACTAAAGATGTTACCTTAAATTCGTTTGTATATACAAGCATTTTTCAAGCCTGTTCTGCAATCGCGGATATAAATTTGGGGACTCAAGTTCATGCTGATGCAATAAAAAGAGGGCTCATTGCATTCTTGCATGGAGCAAGTGCATTGATTACGATGTACTCAAAATGTGGCAGATTGGACTGTGCCTATCGAGCATTTGAATCAATAGATAAACCTGATGCTGTGGCCTGGACTGCAATAATATGTGGTTATGCTTATCACGGCAATGCCTCCGAAGCTCTTACACTTTTCAATAGAATGCAGGATTCCGGCGTAAAGCCAAACTCAGTTACATTTATAGCAGTTTTAACTGCCTGCAGCCATTCAGGTTTGGTGACTGACGGAAAGCAGTTTTTGGAATCAATGAGTAGTGTATATCATGTAGAACCAACCATTGATCATTACGATTGTATGATTGACATATACTCCCGTGCTGGGCAACTACAAGAGGCACTTGATCTGATAAAGAGCATGCCGTTTGAACCCGATGCAATGAGCTGGAAAAGTTTATTGGGTGGATGCTGGATACATCGAAATCTTGAGCTCGGAAAGTTAGCAGCTGAGAACCTCCTCCAATTGGACCCAGAGGACACTGCTAGTTACATTATCATGTTTAATTTGTATGCATCATCCGGGAAGTGGGAAGAAGCTGCAGTTTATAGAAGAATGATGGCTGAAAGGAACTTGAGGAAAGAAATCGGATGCAGCTGGATAACCGTCAAGGGTGAAAAGCATCGGTTTATAGTGGGTGATCAACACCATTCTCAGATAGAACAGATATACACGAAACTGAAGGAGCTGAGCATTTCTTTCAGGGATGCTGAAGATTCGCTTCTTACTGAGGAGGACGTATTGAGCGGTTTTCCCGAAAGGAAAGAACAGCTTCTTGACCACAGTGAGAGACTTGCTATAGCATTTGGGCTTATTTCCATACCAGGTGATGCTCCTATTGTGGTTTTTAAGAACATCAGGGCGTGCAAAGACTGCCATGAGTTTGCAAAACATGTTTCTGTGGTAACGGGGCGTGCAATTGTTGTGAGAGATTCCAACAGATTCCATCACTTCAAGTTTGGGGAGTGTTCTTGCAGAGATTATTGGTAA